In Aminiphilus circumscriptus DSM 16581, the sequence ACTTCTTCTTCATGTCCGGATGAAAGGCGACGCCGTACTCCTCCAGCAGGATTCGGTCCGCCTCGAAATAGTTGTCCTCGCTGTCCACGAGGGTGCCGTCCAGGTCGAAGATCACCCCCGCAAGAGGAGGCGCGGCGAAGGGACGAATCCGGCGGCAGAACTCGATGCGGTTTCCCTCGGGATCCGTGAGAGTGAACTCCCGGAAGCCGTCCCCGGTGTTCCGGGGGGGCGTCAGGTTCGGAGCGCCCAGGGCGCGCAGGCGCTCGTATTCGCCCTCCACCGAATCCACCTCAAGGGAGAGATGCCCTTCTCCGGCGACGGCTCCGTCCGAAACAGCGGGAATCTTTTCGGGATCCGCCGTCGAGAGCAGCTCCACCACCGCGTCCCCGCGGCGCAGAAAGACCGTCCGAAGTCCCGGCGTATTCCGGCTCGAATACCGGTACTCCGTCGCAAAATCCAGCATGGTCCGGTAGAACAGTTCCTGGGCGTAGAGGTCGCGCACGACCAGGCCCACATGATGCATTCGCATGGCCTCAATCCTTTCATTGTGAAGGGGAGAGGGCATTGCGCCCGCTCCCCTTCGAGATCGCTCCGTCAGTGACGGGTCTTGTCGGGGTAGGGGGGGCGCACCGGACGCACCGGCGGATTCGCCTCAAGCTGTTCCAGAACGATGCGGATGGCCGCATCGAGCTGGGGATCCCCTCCGTCGAGCACCGCCCGAGGATCCTGCTCCACCTCAACGTCGGGGGCGATGCCCACGTTCTCCGCCACCCAGCCTTCATCGCTCCAGATGCCGAGGGAGGGCGCGGTGACCCATCCGCCGTCCATCAGGGGTGGATAGGAAGAGATGCCCACGAGACCGCCCCAGGTGCGCTTTCCCACCAACGTGCCGAGGCCGAGCCTGCGAAAGGCCCAGGGAAGCATGTCCCCTCCCGATCCGGCGCACTCGTCGATGAGCATGACCTTCGGGCCGGGCACGAAGGTCCCCGGTGCGGTATAGTCCATGCCGGGGCGCAGGGCCACCCCGGCGGTGAAGTTCCGGCGCAGCACGTCCAGCACGTAGTCCGCGAACTGGCCGCCTCCGTTGCTCCGCACGTCCAGGATCACCCCGTCCCGGGGCGCCTGGGCGAAGAAGTAGCGCTTGAAGAACTCCTGCCCCGCTCCGGCGGTGTTGGGAAGATACACGTACCCCACCCGTCCGTTCGTGGCGGCCTCGACTCTGCGGACGTTTCCCTCCACCCAGGAGCGGAGGCGCAGCGCCCGGTCCGAGGCGACGGGGACCACCGTCACGGTGCGGGGTTTCGTTCCTTCCGGGTCCTCCGCCACAACCAGCTCCGTCGCCCGCTCCGCAGTCTGTTCGAAGAAGGCGTACACGTTGTCCGAGCCTCGCACCTCCCGGCCGTTGACCCGGAGGAGGTAGTCCCCCTCCTTCACGTCCACTCCGGGTTCCGCGAGGGGTGCACGCAGGTCGGGGTTCCAGTTCAGTCCGCCGTAGATCCGGGCAAAGCGGTACCGCCCGTTCTCCACGGCGAAGTCCGCGCCGAGCACCCCCGGTTTCGCCGACTCCCCGTCCTCGGGGATATCGCCGCCGAAGATGTAGAGATGCCCCACCCGCAGCTCCGAGAGCATCCAGGCGAGAAGACGGTTCAGGTCGTTCCGGCAGGCCAGGTGAGGCAGGAAGGGAGCGTACTTGGCCCGCACGGCCTCCCAGTCCTGGCCGTGCATGCCGGGATCGTAGAAATAGTCGCGGTTGATCCGCCAGGCCTCGGTGAACATCTGGGCCCACTCCGCCCGGGGCTCAACGGGAACGCGAACGCCCTCCAGGGGAAGCGGCTTGCCGTCCCCCCGCCCTCCCGAGGCGGACAGAATGCTCCACCCCGCCTCTCCGGCGACGAGCATACGCTTGCCGTCCGCGGAAATCCGGTATCCCCTCAGGGAGGGAAGCACGCCCGTCTCCTCCCGCTCCTTCAGGTCGAAGGAGAAGAGGGCCGTGCGGAATCCCGTCTCGGAGGGAACGGTACGGGTGTAGAAGATCTTCCCCGGCCCGCCCGCCTGAAGATCGTCCAGCGCCCCCGGCGGAACGGGGAGGGGCAGGATGCGGCCCGCCAGTCCGTCCACATCCACGGAGATGGGAGGAACGGAGGGCTTGTCCTTCCGCGCCGCCTTGTCCGCGCTTTCGGGAACGTCGGCGCTCGCCGCCGGAAGATCCGGAGAAAGAGGAGCGTCCGTCGAAACGGGGAGGGCCTCTCCGAAGGGGCCGGCGCCGGAAGCGTTTTCGCCGCCGGGAAGCGGCGTTCCTCCGTCGCCGTTCTCTTTTCCGCCCTCCTCCTTTGCCTCGTCCTTTTTGTCGCCGTCCTCTCCCTTGCCCGCCTTCTCCGCCTCGTCTCCTCCGTCGTCGCCCGGGTCCTCACCTTTTTTCTCCGGCGCTCCGCCGGAGAAGGCGGCTTCCTCGTCGCTCTCGGGGGCCAGCGGCGAAGGCGTTTCCGCGGCGAGCACCGCCGCGTAGACCGCCCGGGTCACGTTCATGTCCCGGGTGGACATGTCGAGGCCGAACTTGGCAGGCCCCGCGTCGGTGGAGCCGAAGAAATAAAGGTACTTGCCGCTCCGGTCGAAGACGGGACAGGACACGTCCCCGGCGCCGTCGGTGATCCGGAAGGAACGGTCCTGTTCCAGCGAGTAGAGATGGAGCTGCTCCAGGCCGCTCTTCTCGTTCAGCGTGTAGGCGATCCACCGGGAATCCGGGGACCATTCGGGGGTGCGTCGCTTGCCCATGCCGAAGAGAGGTTCCGCGGCGATCTTCTTCGCCCTGGGAGGATCGGGGAGAAACGCGAGATCCGACGAGAGCGGGTCCGCACTCGCCGCGGCGGCGCAGAGCGAGGACAGGTCGATCCAGTAGAGATTCCAGTCGTTGTCGCGGTAGGCGAGTTTCGTGCCGTCGGGGGACCAGGAGGGGGACTCGTAGA encodes:
- a CDS encoding S41 family peptidase; amino-acid sequence: MTKRVWMRRLRERSALLVGIALLWLFLGGIASLECVSEASSLEDTSGDVVSSAPVSGDSPSGKTGRSGALLPAGGGALSTSLPGPAGATRMLTAPALSGNRLAFVYGEDLWGVELPPGAPFGTSGALPFPRRLTAEGRVVGAPVFSPDGRLLAVSLERNGNIDVYVLPAEGGALRRITWHGAVDLVQQFSADGRTVLFVTNRESRFNREYQLYAVPVEGGFPRRMPLPQAFRASLEPGGTRIAYNPLPPAFLVWKDYRGGMISTLMLYNMASGEAVAVPKPEGGCNDADPRWIGGRIYFRSDRRGEFNLYSYDPATKDLRQLTRHDDFPVLSFSGTEERLVYEQAGLLHCYDLSGGATLPLPLSVPADLPETRERYAKGADFIQGAAISPSGARALFALRGDIVTVPAEKGEPRNLSASPGVHDRWPLWSPDGRFVTWFADLTGEYSLLLRRQDGKGPVWSVPLDGRGFYESPSWSPDGTKLAYRDNDWNLYWIDLSSLCAAAASADPLSSDLAFLPDPPRAKKIAAEPLFGMGKRRTPEWSPDSRWIAYTLNEKSGLEQLHLYSLEQDRSFRITDGAGDVSCPVFDRSGKYLYFFGSTDAGPAKFGLDMSTRDMNVTRAVYAAVLAAETPSPLAPESDEEAAFSGGAPEKKGEDPGDDGGDEAEKAGKGEDGDKKDEAKEEGGKENGDGGTPLPGGENASGAGPFGEALPVSTDAPLSPDLPAASADVPESADKAARKDKPSVPPISVDVDGLAGRILPLPVPPGALDDLQAGGPGKIFYTRTVPSETGFRTALFSFDLKEREETGVLPSLRGYRISADGKRMLVAGEAGWSILSASGGRGDGKPLPLEGVRVPVEPRAEWAQMFTEAWRINRDYFYDPGMHGQDWEAVRAKYAPFLPHLACRNDLNRLLAWMLSELRVGHLYIFGGDIPEDGESAKPGVLGADFAVENGRYRFARIYGGLNWNPDLRAPLAEPGVDVKEGDYLLRVNGREVRGSDNVYAFFEQTAERATELVVAEDPEGTKPRTVTVVPVASDRALRLRSWVEGNVRRVEAATNGRVGYVYLPNTAGAGQEFFKRYFFAQAPRDGVILDVRSNGGGQFADYVLDVLRRNFTAGVALRPGMDYTAPGTFVPGPKVMLIDECAGSGGDMLPWAFRRLGLGTLVGKRTWGGLVGISSYPPLMDGGWVTAPSLGIWSDEGWVAENVGIAPDVEVEQDPRAVLDGGDPQLDAAIRIVLEQLEANPPVRPVRPPYPDKTRH